Proteins co-encoded in one Desulfuromonas sp. genomic window:
- the secD gene encoding protein translocase subunit SecD, translated as MYKSIKLRGVLVLGCILVSLVSLGPTLFKGGLPEFWRNAFDPIHLGLDLQGGMHLVLGVDVDKAVESRIDTVVDQGETLLNDKDIIFKRIERQPGERLAITVYDQAAGAEVDALMEENFPYLEALTLTDEGGYIQKNYRLSDREVTNIKDYAVRQALETLRNRVDQFGVSEPTLQRQSGNRILIQLPGVKDPDRAIALLGKTARLEFKMVAEDANPQDALKGVFAPGTQLLYERKVDSTTDAVTETPIVVYDKTALTGDLLADAQVRIDTRFNEPYVAIDFNSVGAKRFDQITAANVGKRMAIVLDDSVYSAPVIRERISGGSAQISGSFTEQEATDLAIVLRAGSLPAPVNILENRTVGPSLGVDSINKGILSVVVGGVLVILAMFAYYNLSGLVANIALALNLIFIMAMLSLFKATLTLPGIAGIVLTVGMAVDANVLIFERIREELRLGKTPKIALDAGYSKALLTIVDANVTTLIAALVLFQFGTGPVKGFAVTLSIGILASLFTAIFVSRVIFDFFLERRQVKRLSI; from the coding sequence ATGTACAAAAGCATCAAGTTGAGGGGGGTGCTGGTTCTCGGCTGCATCCTGGTCTCGCTCGTCTCTCTGGGGCCCACCCTGTTCAAAGGGGGGCTGCCCGAATTCTGGCGAAATGCCTTTGATCCCATTCACCTGGGGCTCGACCTCCAGGGGGGAATGCACCTTGTTCTGGGCGTCGATGTGGACAAGGCCGTTGAGAGCCGCATCGACACCGTCGTCGACCAGGGGGAGACCCTCCTGAACGATAAGGACATCATCTTCAAGCGCATCGAGCGCCAGCCCGGAGAGCGCCTCGCCATTACCGTCTACGATCAGGCGGCGGGCGCCGAGGTGGACGCCCTGATGGAGGAGAACTTTCCCTACCTGGAGGCCTTGACCCTTACTGACGAGGGGGGCTACATCCAGAAGAACTACCGCCTCAGCGACCGGGAGGTGACCAACATCAAGGACTACGCCGTGCGTCAGGCTCTTGAGACCCTGCGCAACAGGGTCGACCAGTTCGGCGTCAGCGAGCCGACCCTGCAGCGTCAAAGCGGCAACCGCATCCTGATCCAGTTGCCTGGCGTGAAGGATCCTGACCGGGCCATCGCACTGCTCGGCAAGACCGCCCGCCTGGAATTCAAGATGGTCGCCGAGGACGCCAACCCCCAGGACGCCCTCAAGGGCGTTTTCGCACCCGGCACCCAGCTTCTCTACGAGCGGAAGGTAGACAGCACCACCGACGCGGTGACCGAAACCCCCATCGTGGTCTACGACAAGACGGCTCTGACCGGCGACCTCCTCGCCGACGCCCAGGTGCGTATCGACACCCGCTTCAATGAGCCCTACGTGGCCATTGACTTCAATTCCGTCGGCGCCAAGCGCTTCGACCAGATCACCGCGGCCAACGTCGGCAAGCGCATGGCGATCGTCCTCGATGACAGCGTCTACTCGGCGCCCGTCATCCGCGAGCGGATCTCCGGCGGATCCGCCCAGATCAGCGGCTCCTTTACCGAGCAGGAGGCGACCGACCTGGCCATCGTGCTTCGGGCGGGTTCCCTGCCTGCACCTGTGAATATCCTCGAGAACCGCACCGTCGGTCCCTCCCTGGGGGTCGATTCGATCAACAAAGGTATCCTCTCGGTTGTCGTCGGCGGGGTCCTGGTGATCCTGGCCATGTTCGCCTACTACAATCTCTCCGGCCTGGTGGCCAACATCGCCCTGGCCCTGAACCTGATCTTCATCATGGCCATGCTGTCGCTGTTCAAGGCGACTCTTACCCTGCCGGGCATCGCCGGCATCGTGCTGACCGTCGGCATGGCGGTCGATGCCAATGTGCTCATTTTCGAGCGCATCCGGGAGGAGCTGCGCCTCGGCAAGACTCCCAAGATCGCCCTGGATGCAGGTTACAGCAAGGCCCTTCTGACTATCGTGGATGCCAACGTCACAACCCTCATCGCGGCTTTGGTCCTGTTCCAGTTCGGTACCGGTCCGGTCAAAGGTTTCGCCGTCACCCTGTCCATCGGCATTCTCGCCTCGCTGTTTACGGCGATTTTCGTCAGCCGGGTCATCTTCGACTTCTTCCTGGAACGCCGCCAGGTCAAGCGACTGAGCATATAA
- the secF gene encoding protein translocase subunit SecF, whose protein sequence is MQFVKPDINVDFVGKRKAAAIFSLVLILVGLISLMVKGGPNYGIDFAGGTLVQVKFEDKASAGDIKDALEELDLGGVVVQQFGDEANEFLIRAQNTSGELKGISQGISGALEKSYGDGKVEMRRTEMVGPQVGKDLRAKGMMALVYAMIGILIYITMRFEFRFAVGAIIALVHDVLITLGVFSLFGKEIDLPIIAAFLAIIGYSLNDTIIVYDRIRENMGKHGREGFTAVVNRSINETLSRTILTSGTTMLVVLALFVLGGGVIHNFAFALLVGVVVGTYSSIFVASPLLIFWEERRSQKAETTAA, encoded by the coding sequence ATGCAGTTTGTAAAGCCAGACATCAACGTCGATTTTGTCGGCAAGCGCAAGGCGGCCGCCATTTTCTCCCTGGTGCTCATCCTGGTCGGCCTCATCTCCCTGATGGTAAAGGGCGGGCCTAATTACGGCATCGATTTCGCCGGCGGCACCCTCGTTCAGGTCAAGTTCGAGGACAAGGCCAGTGCGGGCGACATCAAGGACGCCTTGGAAGAACTGGACCTCGGCGGGGTCGTGGTTCAGCAGTTCGGCGACGAGGCCAACGAGTTCCTGATCCGCGCCCAGAACACCAGCGGGGAGCTCAAGGGCATTTCCCAGGGGATCTCCGGGGCTCTCGAGAAAAGCTACGGCGACGGAAAGGTGGAGATGCGCCGCACCGAAATGGTCGGCCCCCAGGTCGGAAAGGACCTGCGTGCGAAGGGGATGATGGCCCTGGTCTACGCCATGATCGGCATTCTCATCTACATCACCATGCGTTTCGAATTCCGCTTCGCCGTGGGGGCAATCATCGCCCTTGTCCACGACGTCCTCATCACCCTCGGGGTCTTTTCCCTCTTTGGCAAGGAGATCGACCTGCCCATCATCGCCGCTTTTCTCGCGATCATCGGTTATTCCCTGAACGACACCATTATCGTCTACGACCGTATCAGGGAAAACATGGGCAAGCACGGTCGAGAGGGCTTCACGGCGGTGGTCAACCGCAGTATTAACGAGACCCTCTCCCGGACCATCCTGACCTCGGGTACAACCATGCTGGTTGTTTTGGCCCTCTTTGTCCTCGGCGGCGGGGTGATTCACAACTTTGCCTTCGCCCTTCTGGTCGGGGTTGTTGTCGGGACCTACTCCTCCATCTTCGTTGCCAGTCCCCTGCTGATTTTCTGGGAAGAACGCAGAAGCCAAAAGGCAGAAACGACCGCAGCCTAA
- a CDS encoding tetratricopeptide repeat protein codes for MKKETILLVVVTLVVGLLVVILVNQSARRSRPATVTSPQAVPQVDYQKQIQMLERVVADDPGNSNAWVELGHLYFDLGQHMQAVEAYDKALELQPSNPNVLTDQGVMFRRLGWYDRAVGNFLKAQEVDPTHPQSMFNLGVVYRYDLQDFPKAREVWKKFLTVVSTGPTADQVRAELRALETLPAPPPGR; via the coding sequence ATGAAAAAAGAGACCATTCTCCTTGTTGTTGTCACTCTGGTGGTGGGGCTCCTTGTCGTAATCCTCGTCAACCAGAGTGCGCGGCGTTCCAGACCGGCTACTGTCACTTCTCCGCAGGCAGTACCGCAGGTCGATTATCAGAAACAGATCCAGATGCTTGAAAGGGTCGTCGCCGACGACCCCGGCAACAGCAACGCCTGGGTGGAACTCGGGCATCTCTACTTCGATCTCGGGCAGCACATGCAAGCGGTCGAGGCATACGACAAGGCCTTGGAGCTTCAACCCTCGAATCCCAACGTTCTGACCGACCAGGGGGTCATGTTTCGCAGGCTCGGATGGTACGATCGGGCTGTGGGGAATTTCCTGAAAGCTCAGGAGGTCGATCCGACACATCCCCAGAGCATGTTCAATCTGGGGGTTGTTTACCGGTATGACCTGCAGGACTTCCCCAAGGCGAGGGAGGTCTGGAAAAAATTCCTGACCGTGGTTTCGACCGGTCCGACTGCCGACCAGGTCCGTGCCGAACTCAGGGCCCTTGAGACCCTCCCGGCTCCACCGCCGGGTCGGTAG
- the recJ gene encoding single-stranded-DNA-specific exonuclease RecJ, with amino-acid sequence MTQRRWVTRGERFGEEALAGLRSRLEVGSLTAEALLRRGITTAEAGRAFLQSRLAHLPDPSGLAGIDRAVARLVKAIEGEEAISVHGDYDVDGVTGTALLVEILRAFGGRVDYHIPERLKDGYGLSGQALKDSAMAGTRVVVSVDCGISAIEEAELAASLGLDLIITDHHQPPPGLPRAYALVNPHLDEGRTPFQALAGVGVAFFLLIALRKVLRERGWFVSRPEPDLRLCLDLVALGTVADLVPLTGVNRTMVKAGLSVLSGGERVGIEALKEVSGVKEVSSGNVGFQLAPRLNAAGRLVDAGRGVELLLTRSADEARSAAQDLDALNQERRRIEAQTLEQALERLEGEGAEGLGRSIVLADARWHSGVIGIVASRLVERYYRPTVLISLENGRGKGSARSISGFHLYRAFDQCRDHLLGFGGHAYAAGLTIESGQVGAFADRLEEEARDALCEEDLHQRIVHDGEVALDTLSFEAVSELQGLAPFGMGNPEPAFVARGVEVERVRKAGQQHLAFDVRQGGVSLPCIAFGLADRQAELSGPIDLLFAPSLNRWRGRSSVQLKVKDWRPGECGD; translated from the coding sequence ATGACGCAACGCAGGTGGGTGACGCGGGGAGAGCGATTCGGCGAGGAGGCCCTGGCCGGGCTGCGATCGCGGCTTGAGGTCGGTTCCCTGACCGCTGAAGCGCTTCTGCGCAGGGGGATCACCACTGCGGAGGCCGGCCGGGCTTTTCTCCAGAGCCGGTTGGCCCATTTGCCGGATCCCTCAGGTCTGGCCGGGATCGATCGTGCCGTGGCTCGGTTGGTGAAGGCCATCGAGGGGGAGGAGGCCATCTCTGTTCACGGCGATTATGATGTGGACGGTGTGACCGGAACCGCCCTTCTGGTCGAGATTCTGCGGGCATTCGGCGGGCGGGTAGACTATCACATTCCCGAACGGCTCAAGGACGGTTACGGCCTTTCTGGGCAGGCGCTGAAAGATTCCGCCATGGCAGGGACCCGGGTCGTCGTTTCCGTTGACTGCGGTATCTCGGCGATCGAAGAGGCCGAACTCGCAGCCTCTCTCGGGCTGGACCTGATCATCACAGATCACCATCAACCCCCTCCTGGTCTGCCCCGGGCTTACGCCTTGGTGAACCCTCACCTGGATGAGGGGAGGACTCCCTTTCAGGCACTAGCAGGGGTCGGAGTAGCCTTTTTTCTGCTGATAGCGCTGCGCAAGGTCCTGCGGGAAAGGGGGTGGTTTGTCTCCCGTCCCGAACCGGACCTGCGTCTCTGCCTGGACCTTGTGGCCCTCGGAACGGTTGCCGACCTCGTTCCCCTGACGGGGGTCAACCGCACGATGGTGAAGGCGGGGCTGTCGGTCCTCTCCGGCGGGGAACGCGTTGGAATAGAAGCCCTCAAGGAGGTCTCCGGCGTCAAGGAGGTCAGCAGTGGAAACGTCGGGTTCCAGCTGGCGCCTCGGCTCAATGCAGCAGGGCGTCTGGTCGATGCGGGCCGGGGTGTCGAACTTCTTCTCACGCGATCGGCCGACGAGGCCAGGAGCGCGGCGCAGGATCTGGACGCTCTCAACCAGGAACGCCGGCGCATCGAGGCGCAAACCTTGGAACAGGCATTGGAACGCCTGGAAGGGGAGGGAGCCGAGGGGTTGGGGCGTTCCATCGTCCTGGCCGATGCGCGCTGGCATTCGGGGGTGATCGGGATTGTGGCAAGCCGGTTGGTGGAGAGGTACTATCGCCCTACCGTCTTGATTTCCCTGGAGAACGGGCGGGGCAAGGGGTCGGCCCGATCCATCAGCGGTTTTCACCTTTACCGGGCATTCGACCAATGTCGCGACCATCTGCTCGGGTTCGGAGGGCATGCATATGCCGCGGGGCTGACAATCGAGTCAGGCCAGGTTGGCGCTTTCGCCGATCGTCTGGAGGAGGAGGCCCGAGACGCCCTCTGTGAGGAGGACCTGCACCAGCGGATCGTTCATGACGGGGAGGTGGCGTTGGATACCTTGAGTTTTGAGGCCGTTTCAGAATTGCAGGGCCTCGCTCCCTTTGGAATGGGCAATCCGGAACCGGCCTTTGTGGCCCGTGGGGTCGAGGTGGAGAGGGTGCGCAAGGCCGGGCAGCAGCACCTCGCCTTTGATGTCCGGCAGGGCGGGGTAAGCCTTCCCTGTATCGCTTTCGGATTGGCCGACCGGCAGGCGGAACTGTCTGGGCCGATCGACCTGCTCTTTGCTCCATCCTTGAATCGGTGGAGGGGACGCAGTTCGGTTCAGCTGAAGGTCAAGGACTGGCGGCCAGGGGAGTGCGGCGATTAG
- a CDS encoding formate/nitrite transporter family protein, which yields MEKRFLTPREAVQAIVDNGQRVMTQSFARTVVLSLLAGFYIAFGAQLATVVTQDAAPFLGTGVARLLGGSVFSVGLMLVVVCGAELFTGNSLLTKAALLGQIPWSKLAENWIVVILGNLVGSLFFAWLMYRSELWQAGQVAEHAVNIASAKCRLPFEVAFIRGILCNWLVCLAVFMATAARDVPGKLLACYVPIMTFVASGFEHSVANMYFIPTGLLLADARQLVEPGLSWNNFFLANLLPVTLGNIVGGVVFVAFAYWFIHLRGGRNGRP from the coding sequence ATGGAAAAACGTTTCCTCACGCCACGCGAAGCGGTTCAGGCCATTGTCGACAACGGTCAGCGGGTCATGACCCAGTCTTTTGCCCGCACCGTCGTCCTGAGCCTCCTGGCTGGCTTCTATATCGCCTTCGGGGCACAGCTGGCCACGGTGGTGACCCAGGACGCAGCGCCGTTTCTCGGCACCGGGGTGGCCCGCCTGCTTGGAGGCAGTGTCTTTTCCGTAGGACTGATGCTGGTGGTGGTCTGCGGGGCGGAACTCTTCACGGGAAACAGCCTGCTGACCAAAGCTGCCCTTCTCGGGCAGATCCCATGGTCCAAGCTCGCCGAGAACTGGATCGTGGTCATCCTCGGCAATCTGGTCGGCTCTCTCTTTTTCGCCTGGCTGATGTACCGATCGGAACTCTGGCAGGCAGGCCAGGTCGCCGAACACGCCGTCAACATCGCCTCAGCCAAGTGCCGCCTTCCCTTCGAGGTCGCCTTCATTCGCGGCATTCTCTGCAACTGGCTGGTCTGCCTGGCCGTCTTCATGGCCACGGCCGCCCGGGACGTTCCCGGAAAACTGCTGGCCTGCTATGTTCCCATCATGACCTTTGTGGCCAGCGGATTCGAACACTCGGTGGCCAACATGTACTTCATTCCCACCGGCCTGCTTCTGGCCGATGCCCGCCAACTGGTTGAACCCGGCCTATCATGGAACAATTTCTTCCTGGCCAACCTGCTGCCGGTCACCCTCGGCAACATCGTCGGCGGCGTGGTTTTCGTCGCCTTCGCCTACTGGTTCATCCACCTGCGGGGCGGGCGCAACGGCAGGCCCTAA
- a CDS encoding pyridoxal phosphate-dependent aminotransferase: MTISVKVMNYIERSSWIRKMFEEGAALRKIHGAENVFDFSLGNPSTEPPEDFRRELQSLAQSCEPGMFRYMDNAGYLETRAAVAEVLTEKSPLPVEARHVVMTCGAGGALNVVLKTILNPGEEVIILAPYFVEYKFYADNHGGVTREVPTDPATFQLDIAAIEKAIGPNTRAIIVNSPNNPTGVIYSRERLTALGEAVERKGKELERQIYVISDEPYARLAYDGREVPGIFSCVENAIVVTSHSKDLALPGARIGYLAVNPAMGNAAQFIEGAVFCNRVLGFVNAPALMQRLVAKLQRSSVDVSEYQAKRDLLYDNLTTMGFRMVRPEGGFYLFPESPLADDVEFVGLAQKHNILLVPGVGFGAPGHFRIAYCVDAEMIHRSLPAWERLAREVGLG, from the coding sequence ATGACCATTTCCGTCAAGGTAATGAACTACATCGAACGGTCCTCCTGGATCCGCAAGATGTTCGAGGAGGGTGCAGCCCTTCGCAAAATCCACGGCGCCGAAAACGTTTTCGATTTCAGCCTCGGCAACCCCTCAACGGAACCGCCCGAGGACTTCCGCCGGGAACTTCAGAGCCTGGCCCAATCCTGCGAACCGGGGATGTTCCGCTACATGGACAACGCCGGCTACCTGGAGACTAGGGCTGCGGTGGCCGAGGTCCTGACCGAGAAATCACCCCTCCCGGTAGAGGCCCGCCACGTGGTCATGACCTGCGGGGCCGGCGGGGCCCTCAACGTGGTCCTGAAGACCATTCTCAACCCCGGGGAGGAGGTCATCATCCTCGCCCCCTACTTCGTCGAGTACAAGTTCTACGCCGACAACCACGGCGGCGTCACTCGAGAAGTGCCCACCGACCCGGCAACGTTCCAGCTCGACATTGCGGCCATAGAGAAGGCCATCGGCCCCAACACCCGGGCCATCATCGTCAACTCCCCCAACAACCCCACCGGGGTTATCTATTCGCGGGAGAGACTGACTGCCCTCGGCGAAGCCGTGGAGCGCAAGGGGAAGGAACTGGAGCGGCAGATCTACGTCATCTCCGACGAGCCCTACGCCCGCCTGGCCTACGACGGCCGAGAGGTGCCGGGCATTTTCTCCTGCGTCGAGAACGCCATTGTGGTCACTTCCCACTCCAAGGACCTGGCTCTGCCCGGAGCCCGGATCGGCTACCTTGCCGTCAATCCGGCCATGGGCAACGCCGCGCAGTTCATCGAGGGGGCGGTCTTCTGCAACCGGGTGCTCGGGTTCGTCAACGCCCCCGCCCTCATGCAGCGCCTCGTTGCCAAGCTGCAGCGTTCGAGCGTGGATGTTTCCGAGTACCAGGCCAAGCGGGATCTGCTGTATGACAACCTCACCACCATGGGTTTCCGAATGGTCCGGCCCGAGGGGGGATTTTACCTCTTCCCCGAGTCCCCGCTGGCCGACGACGTGGAATTCGTCGGCCTGGCCCAGAAGCACAATATCCTCCTGGTCCCCGGAGTGGGATTCGGCGCCCCGGGTCATTTCCGCATCGCATACTGCGTGGATGCGGAAATGATCCACCGCAGCCTCCCCGCCTGGGAGCGGTTGGCCCGCGAAGTCGGGCTGGGTTGA
- the pheA gene encoding prephenate dehydratase: protein MAKKILDDYRRQIDSIDDQILDLLNRRGDVVVEVGKLKAGQSKEFYVASRERAIYERLISGNPGPFPPEGIRRVFREIISACLSLEQPMKVAFLGPQATFTHVATMRQFGFSAQLVPQKSISAVFEEVARERVHYGVVPVENSNEGIVSHTLDMFMESDLQINAEILLEISHDLLSRSGSLEVIRKVISHPQALAQCRNWLEENLPDVPLVDVASTALAAQMVAEDETAAAIASEMAATLYGLKLAKRKIEDNPNNFTRFLVIGRKTPDRSGRDKTTIMFSVKDEPGILYRMLEPFSKRDINLSKIESRPLKKKAWEYIFFLDIEGHVAEDNVSDAIEELRGHCQFLKVLGSYPVAK, encoded by the coding sequence GTGGCCAAGAAAATTCTTGACGATTACCGAAGGCAGATTGACAGCATCGACGACCAGATCCTCGACCTGCTCAACCGTCGCGGCGACGTCGTGGTCGAGGTGGGCAAGCTCAAGGCCGGGCAGAGCAAGGAGTTCTACGTTGCCAGCCGCGAGCGGGCCATTTACGAACGGCTCATCTCGGGCAATCCAGGCCCTTTTCCTCCCGAGGGCATCCGGAGGGTGTTTCGCGAGATCATCTCCGCCTGCCTTTCTCTCGAACAGCCGATGAAGGTGGCTTTCCTCGGTCCCCAGGCTACGTTCACCCATGTGGCGACCATGCGCCAGTTCGGTTTCTCCGCGCAACTGGTCCCGCAGAAAAGCATTTCGGCTGTCTTTGAGGAGGTCGCCAGGGAGCGGGTCCACTACGGGGTTGTGCCGGTGGAGAACTCCAACGAGGGGATTGTCTCCCATACTCTCGACATGTTCATGGAGTCGGACCTCCAGATCAACGCGGAAATCCTCCTGGAAATCTCCCACGACCTGCTGTCCCGTTCCGGGAGTCTCGAGGTGATCCGGAAGGTCATTTCCCACCCCCAGGCTCTCGCCCAGTGCCGCAATTGGCTGGAAGAGAATCTTCCCGATGTGCCCCTGGTCGATGTGGCCAGTACCGCCCTTGCCGCTCAGATGGTTGCCGAGGACGAGACCGCGGCGGCCATTGCCAGCGAGATGGCCGCCACCCTCTACGGTCTCAAGCTGGCCAAGCGGAAGATCGAGGACAACCCCAACAATTTTACCCGCTTTCTGGTCATCGGGCGGAAAACGCCCGATCGCAGCGGCCGGGACAAGACGACCATTATGTTCAGCGTAAAGGACGAACCGGGAATCCTTTACAGGATGCTGGAGCCCTTCAGCAAGAGGGACATCAACCTGTCCAAGATCGAAAGCCGGCCGCTGAAGAAAAAAGCCTGGGAATATATATTCTTTCTCGATATTGAAGGCCACGTTGCCGAAGACAACGTCAGCGACGCCATCGAGGAGTTGAGGGGGCATTGTCAATTCCTCAAGGTGCTGGGCTCCTACCCGGTGGCCAAATAG